From the genome of Nasonia vitripennis strain AsymCx chromosome 1, Nvit_psr_1.1, whole genome shotgun sequence, one region includes:
- the LOC100115839 gene encoding protein suppressor of forked: MAENDHFDWGNEKLQRAQKTIEETQFDLEAWSLLIREAQNRPIVEVRPVFEKLVTVFPSAGRYWKIYIEQEMKMRNFEKVEKLFQRCLMKILNIELWKLYLSYVKETKASLATYKEKMAQAYDFALDKIGMDIHSYSIWNDYVVFLKSVEAVGSYAENQRISAVRKVYQRGVVNPMINMEQLWKDYMAFEQNINPIIAEKMAIERSRDYMNARRVAKELEAVTRGLNRSAPSVPPTGHPEEIKQVELWKKYIAWERSNPLRTEDTSLVARRVMFAIEQCLLCLGHHPAVWHQAAHFLELSSKILTEKGDVNAAKNLSDEAATMFERATNTLLSKNMLLYFAHADFEEGRVKYERVHQIYQKFVDITDIDPTLAYVQYMKFARRAEGIKSARTVFKKAREDQRCRHHVYVAAALMEYYCTKDKNIAFRIFELGLKKFADNPDYILCYIDYLSHLNEDNNTRVLFERVLSSGSLEPEKSVDIWNRFLEFESNIGDLASIVKVEKRRSAVLEKIKEFEGKETAQLVDRYKFLDLYPCTPMELRSIGYMEVSSVNRNTNGPLPRVADTEEVIAALPRPDLSQMIPFKPKVNPLPGEHPVPGGSFPLPPAAAQLCTMLPPPGCFRGPFVSVELLMDVFSRIQLPDHAPLPIADNGCDTKLFDLAKSVHWIVDETADGKSIVNNRKRTRLGGDDSEEEDLPPPPANDIYRQRQQKRVK; this comes from the exons ATGGCCGAAAACGATCATTTT GATTGGGGCAATGAAAAGCTGCAGCGAGCTCAGAAGACCATTGAAGAAACACAGTTTGATCTTGAGGCATGGAGCCTCCTTATTCGAGAAGCACAAAACAGGCCTATCGTAGAAGTACGACCAGTTTTTGAGAAACTCGTAACTGTCTTTCCATCAGCAGGTCGATACTGGAAAATTTATATAGAACAAGAG ATGAAAATGCGCAACTTTGAAAAAGTGGAAAAG CTTTTCCAGAGGTGTCTTATGAAAATCTTAAATATTGAACTATGGAAATTATATCTTTCTTATGTCAAGGAGACAAAAGCCAGTCTTGCCACATACAA AGAAAAAATGGCCCAGGCGTACGATTTTGCTTTAGATAAAATTGGAATGGATATACACTCTTACAGTATATGGAACGATTATgtagtatttttaaaaagtgtcGAAGCTGTTGGCTCATATGCTGAAAACCAAAGAATAAGCGCTGTACGCAAG GTTTATCAACGTGGAGTCGTAAACCCTATGATCAACATGGAACAATTGTGGAAAGATTACATGGCTTTCGAACAAAACATTAATCCTATTATTGCAGAGAAAATGGCTATAGAAAGATCGAGAGACTACATGAATGCCAGAAGAGTAGCCAAAGAACTGGAAGCAGTAACAAGAGGACTGAACAGAAGTGCGCCGAGTGTACCTCCAACTGGTCATCCGGAAGAAATTAAACAA GTCGAACtgtggaaaaaatatattgcttGGGAGCGTAGCAATCCTTTGAGAACCGAAGACACGTCGCTGGTCGCTCGTAGAGTCATGTTTGCGATTGAGCAGTGCCTGCTGTGCCTAGGCCACCACCCGGCTGTCTGGCATCAGGCCGCTCATTTTCTCGAACTTAGCTCTAAGATTCTCACAGAGAAAGGTGATGTTAATGCGGCGAAAAATTTGAGCGACGAGGCTGCCACAATGTTCGAACGGGCTACCAATACTCTTTTGTCGAAAAATATGTTGTTGTATTTTGCGCACGCCGATTTTGAGGAGGGCCGAGTTAAGTACGAAAGAGTGCACCAAATTTACCAGAAGTTCGTTGACATAACGGACATTGACCCGACACTG GCATATGTACAATACATGAAATTTGCTAGAAGGGCCGAAGGAATCAAGTCAGCCAGAACTGTGTTCAAGAAAGCTAGGGAAGATCAAAGATGCAGACATCACGTATACGTTGCAGCAGCTCTTATGGAATACTATTGTACAAAGGATAAAAATATAGCTTTCCGGATATTTGAGCTTGGGCTGAAGAAATTCGCCGATAATCCAGACTACATACTATGCTACATAGATTACTTGTCACATTTGAACG aggACAATAACACAAGGGTATTATTTGAACGCGTGTTATCATCAGGCAGTTTAGAACCCGAAAAATCTGT CGATATATGGAACCGATTTCTAGAATTCGAATCAAACATTGGAGATTTAGCAAGTATAGTCAAAGTAGAGAAACGACGAAGTGCAGTTTTAGAAAAG ATTAAAGAATTTGAAGGTAAAGAAACAGCGCAACTTGTAGATCGATACAAATTCTTAGATTTATATCCTTGCACGCCGATGGAATTGAGATCAATTGGATACATGGAAGTGTCTAGTGTGAATAGAAATACAAATGGTCCACTACCTCGTGTAGCCGATACAGAAGAAGTTATTGCAGCATTACCAAGGCCTGATTTATCGCAAATGATTCCGTTTAAACCAAAAGTCAACCCATTGCCAGGAGAGCATCCTGTCCCAG GTGGATCATTCCCACTGCCTCCAGCTGCAGCTCAATTATGCACGATGTTGCCACCACCTGGATGTTTCAGAGGTCCCTTTGTGTCAGTTGAATTGTTAATGGATGTCTTTAGCCGAATTCAGTTGCCTGATCACG cacCTTTGCCAATAGCGGATAATGGTTGCGACACGAAATTGTTTGACTTAGCTAAATCCGTTCATTGGATTGTTGATGAAACAGCCGATGGTAaaagcattgtcaataatcgTAAGAGGACTAGATTAGGTGGAGATGACAGCGAAGAAGAAGACTTACCACCACCACCCGCTAATGATATCTATAGGCAAAGGCAACaaaagcgtgtaaaataa
- the LOC100115874 gene encoding nuclear cap-binding protein subunit 2-like, whose amino-acid sequence MCSKMNIESPLLVLSAYRDQYFKGSQSKQDELLKTSTTLYVGNLSFYTTEQQVYEVFSKCGDIKRIIMGLDKYKKTPCGFCFVEYYSRADAERCMRYIHGTRLDDRIIRIDWDAGFVDGRQYGRGQTGGQFRDEYRTDFDSGRGGFGKVIQKKLDELKDRGEDEMQVTNNNEEA is encoded by the exons ATGTGTTCAAAAATGAATATCGAATCACCTCTGCTCGTCTTGAGCGCTTACCGTGATCAGTATTTTAAG GGTTCTCAAAGTAAACAAGACGAATTGCTCAAAACCTCTACTACGTTGTACGTCGGAAATCTGTCGTTTTATACGACAGAGCAACAGGTGTACGAAGTATTTTCGAAATGTGGAGACATCAAGAGAATCATCATGGGTCTGGACAAGTACAAGAAAACTCCATGTGGTTTTTGCTTTGTAGAATATTATTCAAGGGCCGATGCTGAACGGTGTATGCGTTATATACATGGAACGCGACTGGATGACAGAATAATAAGAATAGACTGGGATGCTGGCTTTGTTGATGGCCGACAGTACGGACGTGGCCAAACTGGTGGACAA TTTAGAGATGAATATCGAACAGACTTTGACAGTGGCCGAGGGGGCTTCGGTAAGGTTATCCAGAAGAAATTAGATGAATTGAAGGACCGGGGAGAAGATGAGATGCAAGTAACCAACAATAACGAAGAAGCATGA
- the LOC103316023 gene encoding ankyrin repeat domain-containing protein 39 homolog: MRKFGSGRGWDIRFVQVLLNHFKNDNLINSRSSSGEIPLHLAVGNPKCTFELIELLLNHGADVNVRDAWSRTAYQAYCYAVSNDSRELSPAWLMMLQSNEHQRSLLHEACLLHDFDAAFELLSHGADVNANDDYGLSPMFYALNVSGDVKKRKGSTFRLLLEYGADTDELIRYSRQNLRMPEEAKLVRGLERCKKEKNWEIGHSG, encoded by the exons ATGAGGAAATTCGGTAGCGGCAGAGGCTGGGACATACGTTTCGTCCAAGTCCTGCTGAATCATTTCAAAAACGACAACTTGATCAACTCTCGCAGCTCGAGCGGCGAAATTCCTCTTCACTTGGCTGTGGGAAATCCAAAATGCACTTTCGAACTGATCGAGTTGCTTCTAAATCACGGGGCCGACGTCAATGTAAGAGACGCCTGGTCCAGGACTGCGTACCAGGCATACTGTTATGCCGTAAGCAATGATTCGCGTGAATTAAGCCCTGCCTGGCTGATGATGCTTCAATCGAACGAACATCAGCGCTCGTTGCTACACGAAGCCTGCCTGTTACACGATTTCGACGCAGCCTTCGAGTTGTTGAGCCATGGGGCCGATGTCAACGCCAATGATGATTATGGTCTTTCACCTATGTTCTACGCCCTCAACGTGTCCGGAGACGTCAAGAAGAGGAAGGGCTCGACCTTCAGGCTGTTGCTCGAGTACGGCGCCGACACCGACGAATTGATTCGTTATTCCC GACAGAACTTGCGTATGCCCGAGGAAGCGAAGCTTGTCCGCGGCCTAGAACGTTGTAAGAAGGAGAAGAATTGGGAAATTGGCCATTCTGGGTGA